The Nitrospira tepida genome includes a window with the following:
- the carB gene encoding carbamoyl-phosphate synthase large subunit, with protein MPKRTDIKTILLIGSGPIIIGQACEFDYSGTQACKALREEGYRVVLINSNPATIMTDPELADRTYVEPITPAVVAQVIERERPDALLPTMGGQTALNVTMELVRSGVLEQFGVRLIGASADAIHKAEDRDAFKQAMRRIGLATPTSGVAKSRDQALQILTEVGFPAIVRPSFTLGGTGGNIAYNREEFERVVDWGLAMSPVGEVLVEQSVIGWKEYELEVMRDLKDNVVIVCPIENFDPMGVHTGDSITVAPAMTLTDKEYQRMRDAALRIIREIGVDTGGSNIQFGVNPKDGELVVIEMNPRVSRSSALASKATGFPIAKIAAKLAVGYTLDEITNDITAVTKASFEPAIDYVVVKIPRFAFQKFPGADPTLTTQMKSVGEAMAIGRTFREAMLKAVRSLEVDRYGLVSRYGWDRGVPPDADRAKAREQVVASLRTPHPDRLWRVADGLRLGMTAEDLFGLTQIDPWFLDQLRDLIHFEAVLAQDAPSWASVATGGAGAPPRLPDQAVEHLALAKEQGFADERIATLVGVKAALVRAVRTTQMGASSGRRVVYKRVDTCAAEFEAHTPYLYSTYGQECEARPTDGRKVMILGGGPNRIGQGIEFDYCCVHAAMALREEGVQTIMVNCNPETVSTDYDTSDRLYFEPLTEEDVLNIVERERPMGIVVQFGGQTPLKLSVPLARAGVQILGTGPDAIDRAEDRERFRDLLMKLNLKQADSGMARSADEARLVAQRIGYPVMVRPSYVLGGRAMQIVYDETGLLTYMESAVQSSGNHPVLIDKYLDDAIEVDADAISDGRRVVVAGIMEHIEEAGVHSGDSACSLPPYTLPPSVVAEIERQMTALALELGVVGLMNAQFAVKGEQVYVLEVNPRASRTVPFVSKAIGVPLAKLAMKLMVGRTLDDLGFTAVRRPGYVSVKEAVFPFSKFAGVDVLLGPEMKSTGEVMGIDADFGWAFAKSQSAANAPLPRRGTAFVSVTQRDRRLLLEVARRLLVLGFRLEATDGTARFLRERGLGVETVNKVHEGRPHIVDHIKNGEISLVVNTVGSVSAKADSLSIRREALHRGVPYFTTMRGALAAVMGIEAEIRRPLSICSLQEYHHRTSN; from the coding sequence GTGCCTAAACGAACCGACATCAAGACCATCCTCCTGATCGGCTCCGGGCCGATCATCATCGGTCAGGCCTGCGAGTTCGACTATTCCGGCACGCAGGCCTGCAAGGCGCTGCGGGAAGAGGGCTATCGCGTGGTCTTGATCAACAGCAATCCCGCCACGATCATGACCGACCCGGAGCTCGCCGACCGGACCTATGTCGAGCCCATCACGCCGGCGGTCGTGGCGCAGGTGATCGAACGGGAGCGGCCGGACGCGCTGCTGCCGACGATGGGCGGTCAAACGGCCCTCAACGTCACGATGGAGCTCGTCCGCTCCGGCGTGTTGGAACAGTTCGGGGTCCGGCTCATCGGGGCCTCGGCCGACGCGATCCATAAGGCCGAAGACCGCGATGCCTTCAAGCAGGCGATGCGGCGGATCGGGCTCGCGACGCCCACGAGCGGGGTCGCCAAGTCGCGCGACCAGGCGTTGCAGATCCTGACCGAGGTGGGCTTTCCCGCCATCGTCCGCCCGTCCTTCACGTTGGGCGGCACCGGGGGCAACATCGCCTACAACCGCGAGGAGTTCGAGCGGGTGGTGGACTGGGGGCTGGCGATGAGCCCGGTGGGCGAGGTGTTGGTCGAGCAGTCCGTCATCGGGTGGAAGGAATACGAGCTGGAGGTGATGCGCGATCTGAAAGACAACGTCGTGATCGTCTGCCCGATCGAGAATTTCGATCCGATGGGCGTCCACACCGGCGACAGCATCACCGTGGCCCCCGCGATGACGCTCACGGACAAAGAATACCAGCGGATGCGGGATGCGGCCCTGCGGATCATCCGCGAGATCGGCGTGGATACGGGCGGGTCCAATATCCAGTTCGGCGTCAATCCGAAGGACGGCGAGCTGGTCGTCATCGAGATGAATCCCCGCGTGTCGCGAAGCTCCGCGCTCGCGTCCAAGGCGACCGGATTCCCCATCGCGAAGATCGCGGCGAAGCTCGCCGTCGGCTATACGTTGGACGAGATTACGAACGACATCACGGCGGTCACCAAGGCCTCGTTTGAGCCGGCAATCGACTATGTCGTGGTCAAGATCCCGCGGTTTGCGTTTCAAAAGTTTCCCGGCGCGGATCCGACCTTGACCACGCAGATGAAATCGGTCGGAGAAGCCATGGCGATCGGGCGGACCTTTCGCGAGGCGATGCTCAAGGCGGTGCGCTCGCTCGAAGTGGACCGGTACGGGCTGGTGTCCCGCTATGGATGGGACCGGGGGGTGCCGCCCGACGCGGACCGGGCCAAGGCCCGAGAGCAGGTCGTGGCCTCATTGAGGACGCCGCATCCCGACCGGCTCTGGCGCGTGGCGGACGGCCTGCGGTTGGGGATGACGGCGGAAGACCTGTTCGGGCTGACCCAGATCGATCCCTGGTTTCTGGATCAACTCCGAGACCTCATCCATTTCGAAGCCGTGCTCGCGCAGGACGCTCCGTCCTGGGCCTCGGTTGCGACGGGAGGAGCCGGGGCGCCGCCCCGCTTGCCGGATCAGGCGGTCGAGCACCTGGCGCTGGCGAAGGAGCAGGGCTTCGCCGACGAACGGATCGCGACGCTCGTGGGGGTCAAGGCCGCCCTTGTGCGGGCCGTCCGCACGACACAGATGGGGGCCTCGTCGGGCCGGCGGGTCGTCTATAAGCGAGTAGATACCTGCGCCGCGGAGTTCGAGGCCCACACGCCCTATCTCTATTCGACTTACGGGCAGGAGTGCGAGGCCCGGCCGACGGATGGACGAAAGGTCATGATCCTGGGCGGCGGCCCGAATCGAATCGGGCAGGGCATCGAATTCGACTATTGCTGCGTGCATGCCGCCATGGCCCTGCGGGAAGAAGGGGTGCAGACCATCATGGTCAACTGCAACCCGGAGACCGTCAGCACGGATTACGACACCTCGGACCGGCTCTACTTCGAGCCGTTGACCGAAGAGGACGTCTTGAACATCGTGGAGCGGGAACGGCCGATGGGCATCGTGGTGCAGTTCGGCGGGCAGACGCCGCTGAAACTCTCGGTGCCCCTGGCCCGCGCCGGCGTGCAGATTCTGGGCACCGGTCCCGATGCGATCGACCGGGCCGAGGACCGGGAGCGCTTCCGAGACCTGCTGATGAAGCTCAACCTCAAGCAGGCCGACAGCGGGATGGCCAGGTCGGCGGACGAGGCGCGCCTGGTGGCGCAGCGGATCGGCTATCCGGTGATGGTGCGCCCTTCCTATGTGCTGGGGGGACGGGCCATGCAGATCGTCTATGATGAAACGGGTCTGCTCACCTATATGGAGTCGGCGGTACAGTCCTCCGGGAACCATCCGGTGTTGATCGACAAGTACCTCGACGATGCGATCGAAGTGGATGCGGACGCGATTTCGGATGGACGGCGGGTCGTGGTGGCGGGAATCATGGAACACATCGAGGAGGCCGGCGTCCATTCGGGCGACTCCGCCTGCTCCCTGCCGCCCTATACGTTGCCGCCCTCCGTGGTGGCGGAGATCGAACGGCAGATGACGGCCTTGGCCCTGGAATTAGGCGTGGTCGGGCTCATGAATGCGCAGTTCGCGGTGAAGGGCGAGCAGGTCTACGTGCTCGAAGTGAACCCGCGCGCGTCGCGCACCGTGCCGTTCGTGAGCAAGGCCATCGGCGTGCCGTTGGCGAAACTCGCCATGAAACTCATGGTGGGACGGACGCTCGATGATCTGGGCTTCACGGCGGTGCGCAGGCCGGGCTATGTGTCGGTCAAGGAAGCCGTGTTTCCCTTCAGCAAGTTCGCGGGGGTGGACGTCCTGCTCGGGCCGGAGATGAAATCCACGGGCGAGGTCATGGGCATCGATGCGGACTTCGGCTGGGCCTTTGCCAAGTCGCAGAGCGCCGCCAACGCGCCCTTGCCGCGCCGGGGCACGGCGTTCGTGAGCGTGACGCAGCGCGACCGCCGCCTGCTGCTGGAGGTGGCGCGCCGATTGTTGGTGCTCGGCTTTCGGCTCGAAGCGACGGACGGCACCGCCCGATTTCTCCGAGAGCGGGGCCTTGGCGTCGAGACCGTCAACAAGGTCCACGAGGGACGGCCGCACATCGTCGATCACATCAAGAACGGGGAAATCAGCCTGGTGGTGAACACAGTCGGGAGCGTTTCCGCCAAGGCCGACTCGCTGTCGATCCGGCGGGAGGCGCTGCATCGCGGGGTGCCCTACTTCACGACGATGCGGGGCGCGCTGGCCGCGGTCATGGGCATCGAGGCGGAGATCCGCCGGCCGCTGTCGATTTGTTCGCTGCAGGAATATCATCACCGAACCTCGAACTAG
- the lepA gene encoding translation elongation factor 4, translated as MQSFIRNFSIIAHIDHGKSTLADRILELTGAITSRESREQILDAMDLERERGITIKAHSVALKYQAKDGQTYVLHVIDTPGHVDFTYEVSRSLAACEGALLLADASQGVEAQTIANANLAMANRLTIVPVINKIDLPSADVEGTKHQIEEVLALDASDALLVSAKTGIGVQDVLEAIIQRIPAPSGDPAKPLKALVFDSWFDNYQGVIVLVRVVDGAIRPGQKVVTMSTKRPFDILEVGKFTPKREKLASLQAGEVGYVATGTRDLGETKIGDTITDASQPTESPFPGYKEVKPLVFCGLYPTDTAKFEDLREALKKLRLNDSSFVFEPETSLALGFGFRCGFLGLLHMEIIQERLEREYQLSLITTAPTVVYRVLTTKGEVLEIDNPAKLPPPSAIESWEEPFIQATIITPERFVGNLLQLCQDRRGIQKGMHYLDPTRVMLVYELPLNEVILDFYDRLKSKTQGYASLDYEFLGYRESDLVKLDMLLNGEAVDALSFITHRERAQMRGRQLAEKLKESIPKQMFEIAIQAAIGSKVIARETVGAMRKNVTAKCYGGDISRKRKLWEKQKEGKKRMKQVGRVEVPQEAFLALLRVQDE; from the coding sequence GTGCAAAGCTTCATCCGAAACTTCTCTATTATCGCCCACATCGATCACGGCAAGTCCACGCTAGCCGACCGCATCTTGGAGCTGACCGGGGCCATCACGTCCCGAGAATCTCGCGAGCAGATTCTCGACGCGATGGACTTGGAACGCGAGCGCGGGATTACGATCAAGGCCCATTCCGTGGCGTTGAAATACCAGGCCAAGGATGGGCAGACCTACGTGCTGCACGTGATCGATACGCCCGGCCACGTCGATTTCACCTACGAGGTGTCTCGAAGCCTGGCCGCCTGCGAAGGCGCGCTGTTGCTGGCCGATGCCAGCCAGGGGGTTGAAGCGCAGACCATCGCCAACGCCAATCTGGCCATGGCCAACCGCCTGACGATCGTGCCGGTGATCAACAAAATCGACCTTCCGAGCGCCGACGTCGAAGGGACCAAGCATCAGATCGAGGAAGTGCTCGCCCTGGATGCGTCCGATGCGCTGCTGGTCAGCGCCAAGACGGGGATCGGCGTGCAGGATGTGTTGGAGGCGATCATCCAGCGGATTCCGGCGCCGTCCGGCGATCCGGCGAAGCCGCTCAAGGCGCTGGTGTTTGATTCCTGGTTCGACAACTATCAGGGGGTGATCGTGCTCGTGCGGGTGGTGGACGGGGCGATTCGGCCGGGCCAGAAGGTCGTGACCATGTCCACCAAGCGCCCCTTCGACATCCTGGAGGTCGGGAAGTTTACGCCCAAACGGGAGAAGTTGGCGTCGCTGCAAGCCGGCGAGGTCGGCTATGTCGCGACCGGGACGCGCGATCTCGGCGAGACGAAGATCGGCGACACCATCACCGATGCCTCCCAGCCGACGGAGTCTCCGTTCCCGGGATACAAAGAAGTCAAGCCGCTGGTGTTCTGCGGGTTGTACCCGACGGACACGGCGAAGTTCGAGGACCTCCGCGAGGCCTTGAAGAAGCTGCGCCTGAACGATTCGTCGTTCGTGTTCGAGCCGGAAACCTCGCTGGCCCTGGGGTTCGGATTCCGCTGCGGGTTTTTGGGATTGCTCCACATGGAGATCATCCAGGAGCGATTGGAGCGCGAGTATCAGTTGTCGTTGATCACCACGGCGCCGACGGTCGTCTATCGCGTGTTGACGACCAAGGGCGAGGTGCTCGAAATCGACAACCCGGCCAAGCTGCCGCCGCCCTCCGCGATCGAAAGCTGGGAAGAGCCGTTCATCCAGGCGACGATCATCACGCCGGAGCGGTTTGTCGGCAACCTGTTGCAGTTGTGCCAGGACCGTCGCGGCATTCAAAAAGGCATGCACTACCTCGACCCGACCCGCGTGATGCTGGTGTACGAGCTGCCGTTGAACGAGGTGATCCTGGATTTCTACGACCGGCTCAAGTCCAAAACCCAGGGCTATGCATCGCTGGACTATGAATTCCTCGGCTACCGCGAGTCCGATTTGGTGAAGCTCGACATGCTGCTCAACGGCGAGGCGGTCGATGCCCTGTCGTTCATCACCCATCGCGAGCGGGCCCAGATGCGGGGCCGGCAACTCGCGGAAAAGCTCAAAGAGTCCATCCCGAAGCAGATGTTCGAGATCGCCATTCAGGCCGCGATCGGCAGCAAGGTCATCGCGCGGGAGACGGTCGGGGCCATGCGCAAAAACGTGACGGCGAAATGTTACGGGGGCGACATCTCGCGCAAGCGCAAACTGTGGGAGAAGCAGAAGGAAGGCAAGAAACGCATGAAGCAGGTCGGCCGGGTCGAAGTGCCCCAAGAAGCGTTTCTGGCTTTGCTGCGGGTGCAGGACGAATAG
- the sppA gene encoding signal peptide peptidase SppA: MDRIGSGLIVPIMLAAVLAVIPGCVTINLPPGPGPLKEEVLSGTGGDKILLVDLSGVISSQEKDGFISQPSMLSDLKEQLELAAKDDRIKGLLLRINSPGGTVTASDILYHEILSYKRQKKVPVVASIVDVGASGGYYVAAAADAIMAHPSSVTGSLGVIMLTVNARGLLEKVGVEANAVTSGPRKDMGSPFRAMSPEEREIFQGVIDQLYRRFLTVIHEGRPNLSPEQIRKLADGRIYTGEQAKEAGLIDAIGYLDDAVELAKKRGKVSNARVVTYRRPGDYRNNIYSRLAGQPNALSALPSLDLFSLVRGGTPQFMYLWMP, from the coding sequence ATGGATAGAATCGGATCGGGCCTGATCGTGCCGATCATGTTGGCGGCCGTGCTGGCGGTGATTCCGGGCTGCGTGACGATCAATCTGCCGCCCGGTCCCGGTCCTCTGAAGGAAGAAGTCTTGAGCGGGACCGGTGGCGACAAGATCCTCCTGGTGGATCTCTCCGGCGTGATTAGCTCCCAGGAAAAGGACGGGTTCATCAGCCAGCCGAGCATGCTCTCGGATCTGAAGGAGCAACTGGAGTTGGCGGCCAAAGACGATCGGATCAAAGGCTTGCTCCTGCGCATTAACAGCCCGGGCGGCACGGTCACCGCGTCGGATATCCTCTATCACGAGATTCTCTCGTATAAGCGGCAAAAAAAAGTACCGGTCGTGGCCTCGATCGTGGATGTCGGCGCCTCCGGCGGCTATTACGTGGCGGCAGCCGCCGATGCCATCATGGCGCATCCCTCGTCGGTCACCGGGAGCTTGGGCGTCATCATGTTGACAGTTAACGCCCGCGGCCTGCTGGAAAAGGTTGGGGTGGAAGCCAACGCGGTCACGTCGGGGCCCCGCAAGGATATGGGCTCGCCGTTCCGCGCCATGAGCCCGGAGGAGCGGGAGATTTTTCAAGGCGTGATCGATCAGCTCTACCGGCGATTTCTCACGGTGATTCATGAAGGCCGGCCGAATCTTTCGCCGGAGCAGATCCGCAAGCTGGCGGACGGCCGGATTTACACCGGTGAACAGGCGAAAGAGGCCGGGTTGATCGATGCGATCGGTTATCTTGATGACGCGGTGGAGTTGGCCAAAAAGCGGGGGAAGGTCTCGAACGCCCGGGTGGTCACCTATCGCCGGCCCGGGGACTACCGAAACAATATTTATTCTCGATTGGCCGGTCAACCGAACGCGCTTTCGGCGCTGCCCTCCCTGGACCTCTTCTCGTTGGTGCGGGGCGGGACGCCGCAGTTCATGTATCTCTGGATGCCGTGA
- the greA gene encoding transcription elongation factor GreA — MPTPITKKGYEALKAELDRLRKVERPKVIEAIAEARAHGDLSENAEYDAAKERQGFIEARIAELERKLADARIVEISGRTSDTIVFGATVVVVEQESQQKKQYMLVGQDEADLKDGKISVQSPVGRALIGKRVGELVEVTTPARIVEYEVLEIRFEET; from the coding sequence ATGCCGACACCGATCACGAAGAAAGGCTACGAAGCGCTCAAGGCGGAACTGGACCGGTTGCGGAAAGTCGAGCGGCCGAAGGTCATCGAAGCCATCGCCGAGGCCCGCGCGCATGGAGACCTGAGCGAAAACGCGGAATATGACGCCGCAAAAGAGCGGCAGGGCTTCATCGAGGCGCGGATCGCGGAGCTGGAGCGCAAACTGGCCGATGCGCGCATTGTAGAGATCTCGGGTCGCACGAGCGACACGATCGTGTTCGGCGCGACGGTGGTCGTGGTCGAGCAGGAATCGCAGCAGAAAAAACAGTACATGCTGGTCGGGCAGGATGAGGCCGATCTGAAAGACGGCAAGATCTCGGTGCAATCGCCGGTCGGGCGCGCGTTGATCGGGAAGCGGGTCGGGGAATTGGTGGAGGTGACGACCCCCGCGCGGATCGTCGAATACGAAGTGCTCGAGATCCGGTTCGAGGAAACGTGA
- a CDS encoding M48 family metallopeptidase — METGNRLDTWLATPLDRRALLALLGRAGVVCAAGFALGGLQSCYKAPGTARDQFIFISEEKEIAMGTAAFRDVLRGAPLSPSVEKNELIHRVGERIAKAANKPEYHWEFAVIQEDRIVNAFALPGGKVAVFTGLLKYTQNEAGLATVMGHEVAHALQRHGAERMSRGVLEQIAALGTIAAAATGAVPPGAMIGLQSAYGVGVSLPFNRKQESEADYIGLRLMAQAGYDPREALPFWERMSGCPRNMIGKLCFRSAAAIPEFLSTHPSDVTRMNQIEAWLPDALRHYRPDGSPPVPSEPIQLPPIINSPPMLG; from the coding sequence ATGGAAACCGGGAACAGGCTGGATACATGGTTGGCGACTCCGCTCGACCGGCGCGCCCTGCTCGCGCTGCTCGGGAGAGCAGGGGTGGTGTGCGCCGCCGGCTTCGCGCTCGGCGGCCTTCAGAGCTGTTATAAAGCGCCGGGCACGGCCCGCGATCAGTTCATCTTCATCTCCGAAGAGAAAGAAATTGCGATGGGAACGGCGGCGTTCCGTGACGTGCTGCGGGGCGCGCCGCTCAGCCCCAGCGTCGAGAAAAATGAGCTGATCCATCGGGTGGGGGAGCGTATTGCCAAGGCCGCGAACAAGCCGGAATACCATTGGGAATTTGCGGTGATTCAAGAGGACCGGATCGTGAATGCCTTCGCTCTGCCCGGAGGCAAGGTGGCGGTGTTCACCGGACTGCTCAAATACACCCAGAACGAAGCGGGCCTCGCAACCGTCATGGGCCACGAGGTGGCCCATGCGCTGCAACGGCATGGAGCCGAACGGATGAGCAGGGGCGTGTTGGAGCAGATCGCGGCGCTCGGCACCATCGCTGCCGCGGCCACGGGGGCGGTCCCTCCGGGCGCCATGATCGGGCTCCAGAGTGCCTATGGCGTGGGGGTGTCCCTGCCCTTTAACCGGAAGCAGGAATCCGAGGCGGACTATATCGGACTGAGATTGATGGCGCAGGCGGGGTACGATCCGCGCGAGGCCCTTCCCTTTTGGGAGCGGATGAGCGGATGCCCCCGGAACATGATCGGCAAACTCTGCTTTCGATCGGCGGCGGCCATCCCGGAGTTCTTGTCCACGCATCCCTCGGATGTCACCCGCATGAATCAGATCGAAGCCTGGTTGCCGGATGCGCTCCGTCACTACCGGCCGGACGGGAGCCCGCCGGTTCCGTCCGAGCCGATCCAACTGCCCCCGATCATCAATTCGCCGCCCATGCTGGGATGA
- the bioA gene encoding adenosylmethionine--8-amino-7-oxononanoate transaminase: MTSHRTPTPAQLQRWDRRYVWHPFTQMEEWEQDPPLVIQSGKGAYLYDTDGRRYLDGVSSIWLTVHGHRHPDLNRALRRQLDRIAHSTLLGLTSPPAVLLARDLVRIAPPGLTKVFYSDDGSTAMEVALKMALQYWEQRRPRIQPKNRFLHFTLSYHGDTAGAMSIGGIDLFHKRYRALRVPTFTAEPPYCYRCPLSLSYPTCHLRCLDPVAKLLKTRHREIAAVVIEPLVQAAAGMITAPPGYLSKIRELCTRYHVLLIADEVATGFGRTGRLFACEHERVTPDLMAVSKGLTGGYLPLAATLSTDEIYRAFLGRYDEFKTFFHGHSYTGNALGCAVALANLEVFRKEHTLRRLQPKIRALSRLLDPLNTWPHVGEIRQRGFMVGIELVQDRATKTPYPLADRIGHRVAQEARKRGLLLRPLGNVIVLMPPLSITLPQLTRLVRIVSASIRTVTAAA, translated from the coding sequence ATGACCAGTCACCGCACGCCCACGCCCGCTCAGCTTCAACGGTGGGATCGCCGCTACGTCTGGCATCCGTTCACCCAGATGGAGGAATGGGAGCAGGACCCGCCGCTCGTCATTCAATCGGGAAAGGGCGCCTATCTGTACGACACCGACGGGCGGCGCTACCTCGACGGCGTGTCTTCCATCTGGCTCACGGTCCACGGACATCGGCATCCGGATCTGAATCGGGCGCTCCGTCGGCAGTTGGATCGGATCGCCCACAGCACCTTGCTCGGGCTTACGAGCCCGCCGGCCGTCCTGCTCGCCCGCGATCTCGTGCGGATTGCGCCGCCGGGTCTCACCAAGGTGTTCTATTCGGATGACGGCTCGACCGCCATGGAGGTGGCGCTCAAGATGGCTCTCCAATATTGGGAGCAGCGCCGGCCGAGGATCCAACCCAAGAATCGGTTCCTGCACTTCACGCTCTCGTATCACGGCGACACGGCCGGCGCCATGAGCATCGGCGGCATCGATCTGTTCCACAAGCGGTACCGCGCCCTGCGGGTCCCGACATTCACGGCCGAGCCGCCCTATTGTTATCGGTGCCCGTTGTCCCTGTCCTATCCAACTTGCCACCTCCGCTGCCTTGACCCGGTGGCGAAACTGCTCAAGACGCGGCACCGCGAGATCGCCGCGGTCGTGATTGAACCGCTCGTGCAGGCTGCGGCAGGCATGATCACCGCGCCCCCCGGCTACCTGTCGAAAATCAGGGAACTCTGCACACGCTACCACGTCCTCCTGATCGCGGATGAAGTGGCCACGGGCTTCGGACGAACCGGCCGGCTCTTCGCCTGCGAGCATGAGCGCGTCACGCCCGACTTGATGGCGGTCAGCAAGGGCCTGACCGGCGGCTATCTTCCCCTGGCCGCCACGCTCTCGACCGACGAGATCTACCGTGCGTTCCTCGGCCGTTATGATGAATTCAAGACGTTCTTTCACGGCCACAGCTACACCGGCAACGCCCTCGGGTGCGCCGTCGCCTTGGCCAACCTGGAAGTCTTTCGGAAGGAACACACGTTGCGCAGGCTCCAGCCCAAGATCCGGGCCTTGAGCCGGTTGCTCGACCCGTTGAACACCTGGCCGCACGTCGGCGAGATCCGCCAGCGGGGCTTCATGGTGGGGATCGAACTGGTTCAGGACCGGGCCACCAAAACGCCCTATCCGCTGGCAGACCGGATCGGCCACAGGGTGGCGCAGGAAGCCCGCAAGCGGGGGCTGTTGCTGCGTCCGCTGGGCAACGTCATCGTGCTGATGCCGCCGCTGTCCATCACCCTGCCTCAATTGACCAGGCTCGTCCGGATCGTCTCCGCCAGCATTCGGACCGTCACCGCCGCAGCCTGA
- a CDS encoding SAM hydrolase/SAM-dependent halogenase family protein translates to MPQAISVVTLLTDFGDRDYFVASMKGVILGVNPQARIVDLSHQVTPHNIEEAAYLLKSAYHYFPEGTVHVAVVDPGVGTTRRPLLATSSRYHFLAPDNGLLTYVLNDEVGVEVRQIENKQYRLDSEGATFDGRDLFAPSAGWLTRGQQPGSYGRLVQDYVKLPLSQPEIRGGVLRGRILYIDRFGNVISNLTRYHLREISGVTKTAVEDLRICLGTMTTRGLAANYQDGEADVPHALINSNGQVEIFLKEGSAAKALNVAVGDPIEVS, encoded by the coding sequence ATGCCCCAGGCCATCTCGGTCGTGACGCTGCTGACGGATTTCGGAGACCGGGATTATTTCGTGGCCAGCATGAAAGGGGTGATCCTGGGCGTGAACCCGCAGGCCCGGATCGTGGACCTTTCCCACCAGGTCACGCCCCACAACATCGAGGAAGCCGCCTATCTGCTCAAATCGGCCTACCACTACTTCCCGGAGGGCACCGTGCATGTGGCGGTCGTTGATCCCGGGGTCGGCACGACACGGCGCCCGTTGCTGGCGACGAGTTCCCGCTATCATTTTCTTGCGCCCGACAATGGCTTGCTGACCTATGTCTTGAACGACGAGGTCGGAGTCGAGGTCCGGCAGATCGAGAACAAACAGTATCGATTGGACTCCGAAGGCGCGACGTTCGACGGGCGCGATCTGTTTGCGCCCTCGGCGGGGTGGCTGACGCGGGGACAGCAGCCCGGCTCCTACGGCCGGCTCGTCCAGGACTATGTCAAGCTGCCCCTCAGCCAGCCGGAGATTCGGGGCGGAGTCTTGCGCGGCCGTATCCTGTACATCGACCGGTTCGGGAACGTGATTTCCAATCTGACGCGCTATCACTTGCGGGAAATTTCCGGCGTGACCAAGACCGCGGTCGAGGACCTGCGCATTTGTCTGGGGACGATGACGACCAGGGGGCTGGCCGCGAATTATCAGGACGGCGAGGCCGACGTCCCCCATGCGCTCATCAACAGCAACGGTCAAGTCGAGATTTTTCTCAAGGAAGGCAGCGCGGCCAAGGCGCTGAACGTCGCGGTCGGCGACCCGATCGAGGTGTCGTGA